One window from the genome of Caldisericum sp. encodes:
- a CDS encoding inorganic diphosphatase, translating to MEVLVFVENPKGSPNKYEYDEEEKLIKLDRTFYGAVHFPFEYGFIKGTRGEDGDPLDCILLSTNPTFPGCLVKAKVIGVLEMEDEGGIDSKVVTVPIEKIDPRFKEIQDVSDLGEHTKKEIMEFFEVYKRLEPGKWVKLNGFKGKEAGEKMVIEATKREEEAEEE from the coding sequence ATGGAAGTATTGGTTTTTGTAGAAAACCCAAAAGGTTCACCAAACAAGTATGAGTATGACGAAGAAGAGAAGTTGATTAAACTTGACCGAACTTTTTATGGCGCAGTGCACTTTCCTTTTGAGTATGGTTTTATTAAAGGGACAAGAGGAGAAGATGGTGATCCCTTGGATTGCATACTTCTTTCTACAAATCCTACTTTCCCAGGATGTTTAGTTAAGGCAAAGGTAATAGGCGTTTTAGAGATGGAAGATGAAGGTGGAATTGATTCAAAGGTCGTCACTGTTCCAATTGAAAAGATAGACCCGAGATTTAAAGAGATTCAAGATGTTAGCGATTTGGGAGAACACACAAAGAAAGAGATAATGGAATTTTTTGAAGTATATAAAAGATTGGAACCAGGCAAATGGGTAAAATTAAATGGGTTTAAAGGAAAAGAAGCTGGAGAGAAGATGGTAATCGAAGCAACGAAAAGAGAAGAAGAGGCGGAAGAAGAGTAG